A stretch of the Xanthocytophaga agilis genome encodes the following:
- a CDS encoding PAS domain-containing protein, whose protein sequence is MLKHFNAGTKILLLLGFQAGLIVTYTAFFSGKSTALHKAGFILISLFLIFYIGYAIWKQWIEPLKQLDILTAKIVNQEADIEFQNLRGQENISGYLTAIHKDRNEVVKFVEEISHGNMEADILNLDRDKGIGKALLSMRAKLKEKADEEGRRNWEIAGSTLLGDELRKHQHLNLNQVSLHFLRQLIEYCRLNQGGVFLIQEEDEKKYIELTGCIAYNKQKFIEKRLQWGQGLVGQCILEKESIYIEEVPSHYVSITSGLGEATPRSILLVPIAYKEEVLGVVEVASFRKLQPHEIHFLETSCEIFGSVIYNAKINEHTQKLLTQTQKIAEELASKEEMMRNNAQELIATQEELNVQLRQIERQANLTQSMIEAINKTNASIELDREGTIISANEMYLSLMEYSREEIVGKKERQFVAMDELVSQRYEMMWDSIKNGSFNSGEFKRINKRGKELWLSGTYSPIFDIDGKLLKIVQLAQFTTEQREKEMEYIHKLNAMNQSIYCLELTYEGRVIYSNNVFQKEFGYKRSEITSRNFRDFLADPTKADVDIEHLCDATKNPMQNSVVLKFLTKDSREKYFVCSFSPIKNLSGEVSKILLIMIDFTRQHELQEEIGDILIKERREKAVLALNSAMVGAFADHFAGLVVDLENNYDYEDILYTLKGKEHTIPQLTVGKDGMIISINARAMDALGIPALTGNSMFIQDHLYFVCDEERQAFYESMGQASLKEIKLKVQEKDGTLTRFIAFIAPDFKDNRFSSSLVVFIHSDPNQQHSTD, encoded by the coding sequence ATGCTAAAGCATTTCAACGCTGGAACAAAGATCTTGCTCTTGCTGGGCTTTCAGGCTGGTCTTATAGTTACATATACAGCTTTTTTTTCTGGAAAATCTACAGCTTTACATAAAGCAGGATTTATACTTATATCTCTGTTCCTGATTTTTTATATCGGGTATGCTATATGGAAACAATGGATTGAACCTTTAAAACAGCTAGATATACTAACAGCAAAAATAGTTAATCAGGAAGCGGATATTGAATTTCAGAACCTTCGTGGGCAGGAAAACATTTCAGGTTATCTTACTGCTATTCATAAAGATAGAAATGAGGTGGTGAAGTTTGTAGAAGAAATATCACATGGAAACATGGAGGCTGATATACTAAATCTGGATAGGGATAAAGGAATAGGAAAAGCTTTGTTATCCATGCGTGCCAAACTAAAAGAGAAAGCAGATGAAGAAGGTAGACGAAACTGGGAAATTGCAGGAAGTACCTTATTAGGTGATGAACTTCGCAAGCATCAACATCTGAATCTGAACCAGGTAAGCCTGCATTTTTTGCGTCAGTTGATTGAGTACTGTCGTTTGAACCAAGGAGGGGTATTTCTGATCCAGGAAGAAGATGAGAAAAAATATATTGAACTAACAGGATGTATAGCCTATAATAAACAGAAATTTATTGAGAAACGACTACAATGGGGACAAGGTCTTGTCGGGCAATGTATTTTAGAGAAAGAATCCATTTATATAGAAGAAGTTCCTTCTCACTATGTTTCTATTACATCAGGTTTAGGTGAGGCAACACCTCGCTCAATTCTATTGGTGCCCATTGCGTATAAGGAAGAAGTGCTGGGTGTAGTCGAAGTGGCCTCGTTCCGGAAGCTGCAGCCACATGAAATCCATTTTCTGGAAACCAGTTGTGAGATATTTGGTTCGGTGATCTACAATGCCAAAATCAATGAACATACGCAGAAGCTGTTAACCCAGACGCAGAAAATAGCTGAAGAACTAGCTTCAAAAGAAGAAATGATGCGTAACAACGCACAAGAACTTATTGCAACGCAGGAAGAGCTCAATGTACAGCTTCGTCAGATTGAACGGCAGGCAAACCTGACTCAATCTATGATCGAGGCTATCAACAAAACGAATGCAAGTATCGAACTGGATAGAGAGGGAACCATTATTTCTGCCAATGAGATGTATCTGAGCCTGATGGAGTATTCCAGGGAAGAGATTGTTGGAAAGAAGGAGCGACAGTTTGTTGCTATGGATGAGCTCGTAAGTCAGCGGTATGAAATGATGTGGGATAGTATCAAAAATGGTTCTTTTAATTCCGGTGAATTCAAACGTATCAATAAACGAGGTAAAGAACTTTGGCTATCAGGTACGTATAGTCCAATATTTGATATTGATGGAAAACTACTGAAGATTGTTCAGCTGGCACAATTTACTACAGAGCAACGGGAAAAGGAGATGGAATACATTCACAAGTTGAATGCGATGAACCAATCCATATACTGTCTGGAGTTAACATATGAAGGGCGAGTTATTTATTCTAATAATGTGTTCCAGAAAGAGTTTGGCTATAAACGTAGTGAAATCACGAGCCGTAACTTTAGAGATTTTCTGGCTGATCCAACCAAGGCAGATGTCGATATAGAACATCTGTGTGATGCCACCAAGAACCCAATGCAGAATAGTGTTGTATTGAAGTTCTTGACAAAAGATAGCAGAGAGAAATATTTTGTATGCTCCTTTAGTCCAATTAAGAATCTTTCAGGTGAAGTAAGTAAGATATTGCTGATTATGATTGATTTTACCCGTCAGCATGAATTACAGGAAGAGATTGGCGATATATTAATTAAGGAACGAAGAGAGAAAGCCGTTCTTGCATTGAATTCTGCTATGGTAGGTGCCTTTGCAGATCATTTTGCCGGACTGGTTGTGGACCTGGAGAATAACTATGATTATGAAGATATTCTATATACTCTGAAAGGAAAAGAACACACTATCCCTCAGCTCACAGTTGGCAAAGATGGTATGATTATATCTATTAATGCCCGAGCCATGGACGCTTTAGGAATACCGGCATTGACAGGAAATTCAATGTTTATTCAAGATCACTTGTACTTTGTATGTGATGAAGAGCGGCAAGCCTTTTATGAAAGTATGGGGCAGGCATCCTTAAAAGAAATAAAATTAAAGGTGCAGGAGAAAGATGGTACCCTGACACGATTTATCGCATTCATTGCACCTGATTTTAAAGACAATAGATTTTCTTCTTCATTGGTTGTGTTTATTCATAGTGATCCCAATCAACAGCATTCCACTGACTGA
- a CDS encoding protein-glutamate O-methyltransferase CheR, whose translation MQNTNQLTQEELDSLIRAIYGRYGLDFSNYEPLSLSRRINRIIAKYNLENSLGLWRKIIYDSSFIQCFIDEITVGLTEMFRNQDFWIKLRTDVLPVYESKDNLSIWHAGCSTGEEVYSMAITLEEEEISSNVSIIATDLNSSSIRNARQGKFSSLYQKTYTDNYAAAQGKKELNAYYSLAEENMVFNKVSTHNIVFDQHNLVKDEMPQVFDMILCRNVMIYFDEVLKMKVLKLFHDCLPEGGFLSIGYYDTLPKGYKDLFYTYDASCKIYQKI comes from the coding sequence ATGCAGAATACAAATCAACTCACTCAGGAAGAATTGGATTCTTTAATCCGCGCTATTTATGGAAGGTATGGCCTGGATTTTTCAAACTATGAACCGTTGTCATTGAGTAGACGAATTAACCGGATTATTGCCAAATACAATCTGGAAAATTCATTGGGTCTGTGGCGTAAAATTATCTACGATTCCAGTTTTATTCAATGCTTTATTGATGAGATTACTGTAGGACTTACCGAAATGTTCAGGAATCAGGACTTCTGGATTAAGTTACGGACAGATGTACTACCCGTATATGAGTCTAAGGACAATCTTTCTATCTGGCATGCCGGATGCTCAACAGGTGAGGAAGTGTATTCGATGGCTATTACACTTGAAGAAGAGGAAATTAGTTCTAATGTGTCTATAATTGCCACAGACCTTAATAGTAGTTCTATCCGAAATGCCCGACAAGGTAAGTTTTCTTCTCTGTACCAGAAAACGTATACAGACAATTATGCTGCTGCACAGGGAAAGAAGGAGCTAAATGCTTATTATTCTCTGGCAGAAGAGAATATGGTGTTTAATAAAGTTAGTACTCACAATATTGTCTTTGACCAGCACAATCTGGTAAAAGACGAAATGCCACAGGTGTTTGATATGATCTTATGCCGCAATGTGATGATCTATTTTGATGAAGTCCTAAAAATGAAAGTGTTGAAGCTTTTTCATGACTGTTTGCCAGAAGGAGGGTTTCTCAGTATTGGCTATTATGATACACTTCCCAAAGGCTACAAAGATCTGTTCTACACTTACGATGCTTCCTGCAAGATTTATCAGAAAATATAG
- a CDS encoding EamA family transporter — protein sequence MTSASSTPRWLIILAFFNIYVIWGSTYLAVRFGLQGFPPFILSGIRYLTAGILLYLISRARKEEQPDGRSIRINVISGILMLVGGSGMVAWAEQYITSGQAAILIATEPFWFLLLDKKRWSFYFANKSIIAGLLIGFVGIILFFQWQDQTQLATSSSQYAFIASLVVLVSAVFWVIGSLYSKTNAFSASVIANAGIQLFAAGIGCFLLSTLTHEWSSFAIRNVSWQAWSGLLFLIFMGSLAAYLSFVWLITFLPPALVSTHTYVNPVVAVLFGWILANETLSLLQLLALVVILIGILLINLPSYRSIRTTKAK from the coding sequence ATGACATCAGCCTCATCAACGCCCAGATGGCTAATTATTCTGGCATTTTTTAATATTTATGTAATCTGGGGTTCAACCTATCTGGCAGTTCGCTTTGGTCTTCAGGGTTTCCCCCCCTTCATCCTATCCGGCATTCGTTACCTGACAGCTGGAATCTTACTTTACCTTATAAGTCGTGCCCGCAAAGAAGAACAACCAGATGGCAGGTCTATTAGAATTAATGTAATCAGTGGCATTCTGATGCTGGTAGGAGGTTCAGGCATGGTTGCCTGGGCAGAACAATATATTACTTCAGGACAGGCCGCTATTCTGATAGCAACAGAGCCCTTCTGGTTTTTGTTATTGGACAAAAAACGCTGGAGTTTCTATTTTGCCAATAAAAGTATTATTGCAGGTCTGTTGATTGGCTTTGTTGGTATTATTTTATTTTTCCAATGGCAGGATCAGACACAACTTGCTACCTCATCTAGTCAATATGCATTTATAGCCTCTCTGGTAGTATTAGTGAGTGCAGTATTCTGGGTTATAGGTTCTTTGTATTCAAAAACCAATGCCTTTTCTGCATCTGTTATTGCCAATGCCGGCATTCAATTATTTGCAGCAGGAATAGGATGCTTTCTATTAAGTACTCTCACCCATGAATGGTCTTCCTTTGCTATACGAAATGTATCCTGGCAAGCATGGAGTGGGTTGTTATTCCTGATCTTTATGGGCTCTCTGGCAGCATATCTGTCCTTTGTATGGCTTATTACTTTCTTACCCCCTGCTTTGGTAAGTACTCACACGTATGTAAATCCGGTGGTAGCAGTTTTATTTGGCTGGATACTGGCAAACGAAACTTTGTCACTACTTCAATTGCTTGCACTGGTTGTAATTCTTATAGGTATATTACTTATTAACCTACCTTCATATCGATCAATAAGAACTACAAAGGCTAAGTAA
- a CDS encoding 2Fe-2S iron-sulfur cluster-binding protein, producing MIQFTIEDRNGERQSIEAPDDMNLSLMEVLKASEYDILATCGGMALCATCHVQVLQGNDLLPQPSDMELDMLDTLPNATNHSRLACQLRISEAMQGSIFQIAGELQ from the coding sequence ATGATTCAGTTCACAATTGAAGATCGCAATGGAGAAAGGCAATCGATAGAGGCTCCTGATGATATGAACCTCAGCCTGATGGAAGTGTTGAAAGCATCTGAATATGATATACTGGCAACCTGTGGAGGAATGGCCTTGTGTGCAACCTGTCATGTTCAGGTACTTCAGGGTAATGATTTACTACCGCAGCCCTCGGATATGGAACTGGATATGCTGGATACTTTACCAAATGCGACCAATCACAGCCGACTTGCCTGCCAGCTTAGAATCTCAGAGGCAATGCAAGGTAGTATATTTCAGATAGCTGGGGAGTTACAATAA
- a CDS encoding NAD(P)/FAD-dependent oxidoreductase, with amino-acid sequence MEKIVTDICIIGAGPVGLFAVFEAGLLKMRCHLVDALPQIGGQLSEIYPQKPIYDIPGYPEVKAQDLVDRLMEQIAPFHPTFTLGERVDSVEKQTDGSFIVTTNEKTEITCQVIVIAGGLGCFEPRKPEIEHLEEFEGKGVVYMVKNPELFRDRRIVLAGGGDSALDWTLFLSNVAKEVTLVHRGETFRGAPDSAEKVFELAHQGKINLLLKSNVVAINGNGHLNTVSISGKDNAITTLTADHLIPLFGLTPKLGPIADWGLTIDKSAISVNTEDYSTNVERIYAIGDINTYPGKLKLILCGFHEAALMAQSAFKYVYPNQKLSFKYTTVNGVNAF; translated from the coding sequence ATGGAAAAGATAGTAACTGATATATGTATCATTGGAGCCGGTCCAGTTGGACTTTTTGCAGTATTTGAAGCAGGATTATTAAAAATGCGTTGCCACTTGGTTGATGCGTTGCCTCAGATAGGTGGCCAATTATCAGAAATATATCCACAAAAACCGATTTATGATATTCCCGGGTACCCGGAAGTAAAAGCACAGGATCTGGTAGATCGGCTAATGGAGCAGATAGCGCCCTTTCATCCCACCTTCACATTAGGCGAACGGGTAGATTCTGTCGAAAAACAAACTGATGGTTCGTTTATAGTAACGACCAATGAAAAAACAGAGATTACCTGTCAGGTAATAGTAATTGCCGGAGGGCTTGGTTGTTTTGAACCTCGTAAACCGGAGATTGAACATCTGGAAGAGTTTGAAGGCAAAGGAGTAGTCTATATGGTTAAAAATCCGGAATTGTTCAGAGATCGCAGGATTGTACTGGCAGGCGGAGGAGATTCCGCTTTAGACTGGACACTATTTCTCTCAAACGTAGCTAAAGAAGTAACGCTAGTACACAGAGGAGAAACATTCAGAGGAGCTCCAGACTCTGCTGAGAAAGTATTTGAATTAGCGCATCAGGGAAAAATTAATCTTTTGCTAAAATCAAATGTAGTAGCCATCAATGGTAATGGGCATCTAAACACAGTATCCATCTCTGGAAAGGATAATGCAATCACTACACTGACAGCAGACCACCTGATCCCCTTATTCGGACTTACTCCAAAACTGGGGCCTATTGCAGACTGGGGATTGACAATTGATAAATCAGCGATTTCGGTCAACACAGAAGATTATTCTACCAATGTAGAACGTATCTATGCCATTGGAGATATAAACACATATCCTGGAAAGCTAAAGTTGATTTTATGTGGTTTTCATGAAGCCGCATTGATGGCACAAAGTGCTTTTAAATATGTATATCCCAATCAGAAATTAAGTTTTAAATATACCACCGTTAATGGTGTAAATGCATTTTAA
- a CDS encoding EamA family transporter produces the protein MWWIYALLSAVFAALTTILAKMGIKGVSSDLATAIRTLVIVILAWIIVWNKREAKGLITLTQTNWTFLILSGLATGFSWLCYFKALQLGDVSKVAPIDKLSVALTIVLSVIFLGETLTVKTAIGASLIIAGTMILIL, from the coding sequence ATGTGGTGGATATATGCATTATTGTCAGCTGTTTTTGCAGCATTAACAACCATTCTTGCCAAGATGGGGATTAAAGGAGTAAGTTCTGATCTGGCTACTGCCATTCGTACTCTGGTGATTGTTATACTGGCATGGATTATCGTTTGGAATAAAAGAGAAGCTAAAGGGTTAATCACATTGACTCAAACAAATTGGACATTTTTGATTCTTTCAGGTCTGGCAACCGGCTTTTCCTGGCTTTGCTACTTTAAAGCGCTACAGTTAGGGGATGTATCGAAAGTAGCTCCTATTGATAAGTTAAGTGTAGCATTGACCATTGTATTGTCTGTAATATTTCTTGGCGAAACACTTACAGTCAAAACTGCAATAGGCGCTAGTTTAATTATTGCAGGTACCATGATTTTAATTCTATGA
- a CDS encoding hybrid sensor histidine kinase/response regulator, translated as MTSSNSYTVLYVDDEPNNLLAFKSAFFRYYTILTANSAAEALRLLAEHPVQLIVTDQRMPQMNGLELLKTVKEQYPDIMRMIVTGYSDLSVVMSAFNDVGIFHYVLKPWNNQELRIIMDNALTKYRLTLENERLIQQLTESNTLLEVRIQERTNELLAKNQELKQLNKLKDKLFSIISHDLRSPIASLMAFTKLYMEEQNFTPEEFTTVIGQMNNTLGDLSSMLHNMLSWSREQMNQTPSVLSHFSLQSTMESHLAAYKLSASQKQLSFQIDWPSDPLVVYADADRLSVVLRNLISNAIKFTPVDGVITVKLENKDHEVIVSVEDTGVGISPENIHKLLARQELVSSRGTANEKGTGLGLMLCQEYLADLGSSLHVQSELDKGTRFSFALPLSLTSQLQTVAV; from the coding sequence ATGACTTCATCTAATTCTTATACTGTCCTGTATGTGGACGACGAGCCAAACAATCTTTTGGCCTTTAAAAGTGCTTTCTTTCGTTATTATACTATTCTGACTGCCAACTCAGCTGCAGAAGCTCTCCGGTTATTGGCAGAACATCCGGTTCAGTTGATCGTAACAGATCAGCGAATGCCACAGATGAACGGACTGGAATTGCTTAAAACTGTCAAAGAACAATATCCTGATATTATGCGAATGATAGTAACAGGTTATAGCGATTTGTCAGTTGTAATGAGTGCATTTAATGATGTTGGTATTTTCCATTATGTATTGAAACCCTGGAATAATCAGGAGTTGCGTATAATTATGGATAATGCATTGACAAAATATCGTCTTACTCTTGAAAATGAGAGACTTATTCAACAACTGACAGAGTCTAACACTCTTCTGGAAGTTAGAATACAGGAACGCACAAATGAACTTCTGGCAAAGAATCAGGAACTCAAACAACTAAACAAATTAAAGGATAAGTTGTTTTCAATCATTTCCCATGATTTGCGTTCTCCTATTGCGTCCTTGATGGCATTTACGAAGCTATATATGGAGGAACAGAACTTTACTCCTGAAGAATTTACAACTGTTATTGGGCAAATGAACAATACATTGGGTGATCTTTCATCCATGTTGCACAATATGTTAAGCTGGTCAAGGGAACAAATGAATCAGACACCTTCTGTGCTTTCCCATTTCTCTCTGCAGTCTACAATGGAAAGTCATTTGGCTGCCTATAAATTAAGTGCATCCCAGAAACAGCTTTCTTTTCAGATTGACTGGCCTTCAGACCCGTTGGTAGTGTATGCGGATGCAGATCGGCTGAGTGTGGTTTTGCGTAATCTTATCTCCAATGCTATTAAGTTTACCCCTGTAGATGGTGTAATTACAGTAAAGCTGGAAAATAAGGATCATGAAGTAATTGTATCTGTTGAAGATACAGGAGTAGGAATATCACCTGAAAATATTCATAAGCTCTTAGCAAGACAGGAACTGGTTTCCAGTCGGGGTACAGCCAATGAAAAAGGGACTGGATTAGGACTAATGCTTTGTCAGGAATATCTGGCAGACCTGGGAAGCTCTCTTCATGTACAGAGTGAACTGGACAAAGGTACTCGCTTTAGTTTTGCACTTCCATTATCTCTTACCTCTCAACTTCAAACTGTAGCAGTGTGA
- a CDS encoding PAS domain S-box protein, translating to MIGQLELSRNIRLSFFVAAAMFVLVALINIWVVERKVQNRICDLNRVSLVAGQKLYVQTIAKDALLIQAATDPVMLERHVLQIQEDVGEWQSVNKKLQNQDVHSKRLGLLLSDPVSIGVSELYQKAEPRRKAMMKAVAQLVRTTQTSGPNHKAAVKKSVKSILKQEAYLRKEYDQICLQAIKDAEHNLYNLKKWILQTTLVTLVILLALGFLLLRPLKKIINNFLAYQKTQIKRLRIASEDLSRTNAFQKAILESAIVSIVATDEDGIITHVNTTAGAWLGYSSADLIGKCSPDIFHDSDELKQRAGQLSVIYGREITPGYEVLIAPLEYNSFDTREWTYVRKDGSTFPILLTVSPIRDEEGEITGYLGVGYDMTQKHKVEEKLRKSEEFYRLLSQNAKDVVCLHEPDGTYIYLSDAIVSLTGYLPDELVGKHPLTVVHLDDHAHIEEARRKSMDDGQGRLIQYRFKCKDGSYVWVETQVSLLKDEDGNLVHLQSSTRDISARKKFQEQLEHSEYNLQEAQRVARLGSWEIDLRTERTLWSLEMYRLHGMEPHSALPEINRFVHLIYPDDRRQFLANIHNARSLGKEFEWDLRVVLPDGTIRWLYTIVRVRKDDTGAVVKLYGTAMDITESKRAREELSESNRLINALFDHSPLPIQVFDKYGFSLRMNEARRSFLGLPSVGYRVGQYNVLTDEVSKATGLKAYYERAYNGEVVIVRDQYMDLTNKFGDESDLRRVYYDHLIFPLQNSNGVVEAVVSFIQDITDRIDAKQKAQHALRFVESVANATPDFLFVVDVEQQAVIYANYALQTFLGASNEELRGQEKSLLEQAVLPLDQPLVKQYLKEFPTEGTHSIEFHLRNIQNEYRLICTHGVPFQFDSDGKVTQILISAQDITDQRESDLRLWQAYRELKASEEELRSNGEELQAMNEAMEETIAELRSTQAQLIQSEKMASLGQLTAGIAHEINNPINFVYAGVDNLKQSLSEIYQILAHYERIEEVHNTEQITWELAAMKDIKQSLFYRENKENIWLTLQSIEQGASRTAEIVKGLRMFSRLDEAESKFANINECLDSTLILLTGQTKNRIQVIREYDKTLPEIECYPGQLNQVFMNLLTNAIQAIDGVGLIWVETKNEDDTIVISVRDSGLGMSDETRNKIFDPFFTTKPVGQGTGLGLSITYSIIQKHQGIVEVESELGHGTTFVVRLPKVMKLQEVH from the coding sequence GTGATTGGTCAGTTAGAACTTAGTCGCAATATTCGTTTGTCATTTTTTGTGGCAGCCGCAATGTTTGTCCTGGTTGCACTGATTAACATATGGGTAGTAGAGCGCAAAGTGCAAAACAGGATATGTGATCTCAATAGAGTAAGCCTGGTGGCCGGACAAAAGTTGTATGTTCAGACAATTGCAAAGGATGCATTGCTAATACAGGCGGCAACAGACCCTGTAATGTTGGAGAGACATGTACTCCAGATACAGGAAGATGTTGGAGAGTGGCAGTCCGTTAATAAGAAATTACAGAACCAAGATGTACATTCCAAACGTCTTGGTTTATTGCTTTCTGATCCTGTTAGTATAGGGGTATCTGAACTGTATCAGAAAGCTGAGCCACGTCGGAAAGCTATGATGAAGGCTGTGGCTCAACTGGTAAGAACAACTCAAACATCAGGTCCTAATCACAAAGCAGCAGTAAAGAAAAGTGTAAAGAGTATTCTTAAACAAGAAGCATATCTTCGTAAAGAATACGACCAGATCTGCTTACAAGCCATTAAAGATGCTGAGCATAACCTGTATAATCTGAAAAAATGGATTCTGCAAACTACTTTGGTTACGCTGGTCATTTTGCTGGCATTGGGTTTTTTGTTATTACGGCCATTAAAAAAGATTATCAATAATTTTCTTGCCTATCAGAAGACGCAGATTAAAAGGCTTCGTATTGCTTCTGAAGATTTATCACGAACCAATGCCTTTCAGAAGGCTATATTGGAAAGTGCTATTGTGTCTATTGTTGCCACAGACGAAGATGGTATTATTACACATGTAAATACTACTGCCGGAGCATGGTTGGGTTATTCATCTGCTGATCTGATTGGGAAGTGTTCGCCCGATATTTTCCATGATTCGGATGAGTTAAAGCAACGAGCTGGTCAATTGTCTGTCATATATGGTCGGGAGATCACACCTGGATATGAAGTGTTGATTGCTCCGTTAGAGTATAATTCGTTTGATACTCGTGAATGGACGTATGTGCGTAAGGATGGCTCAACATTTCCGATCCTTCTGACGGTTTCTCCCATTCGAGATGAAGAAGGCGAAATAACCGGATATCTGGGTGTGGGCTATGATATGACACAGAAACATAAGGTAGAAGAAAAACTTCGTAAAAGTGAAGAGTTCTATCGTTTGTTATCACAAAATGCGAAAGATGTTGTATGTCTTCATGAACCGGATGGTACGTACATTTATCTTTCTGATGCGATTGTGTCACTTACAGGGTATTTGCCAGATGAATTAGTGGGTAAACATCCGTTAACCGTTGTACATCTGGATGATCACGCACATATAGAAGAAGCCCGCCGAAAGTCAATGGATGATGGACAGGGTCGATTGATTCAATATCGGTTTAAATGTAAAGACGGAAGCTATGTATGGGTAGAAACGCAGGTGAGTCTACTGAAGGATGAAGATGGAAATCTGGTTCATTTGCAATCCAGTACACGCGATATTAGTGCCCGGAAGAAATTTCAGGAACAACTTGAACATAGTGAATACAATCTGCAGGAGGCACAGAGAGTGGCCCGTTTGGGTAGTTGGGAAATAGACCTTCGTACAGAGAGAACTTTGTGGTCTCTTGAAATGTATCGTTTACATGGTATGGAGCCTCACTCGGCACTTCCCGAAATCAATAGATTTGTACATCTGATTTATCCCGATGACCGGAGACAGTTTCTTGCCAATATTCATAATGCCAGATCTCTGGGAAAAGAATTTGAGTGGGATCTTCGGGTTGTACTTCCTGATGGGACTATTCGCTGGTTATATACAATAGTACGGGTGCGCAAGGATGATACCGGGGCAGTTGTGAAACTATATGGCACAGCTATGGATATTACTGAGTCTAAACGTGCCAGAGAAGAGTTATCCGAGTCTAATAGGTTGATCAATGCTTTATTTGATCATTCTCCATTGCCAATACAGGTTTTTGATAAGTATGGATTCTCGTTACGCATGAATGAAGCACGCCGTTCTTTTCTTGGTTTGCCTTCTGTGGGATATCGTGTTGGGCAATATAATGTGTTGACGGACGAAGTTTCTAAAGCGACAGGTTTAAAAGCATATTATGAGAGAGCCTACAATGGCGAAGTTGTAATAGTAAGGGATCAGTATATGGATTTAACAAATAAGTTTGGAGATGAATCCGACTTACGACGTGTTTATTATGATCATCTGATATTTCCATTGCAAAATAGTAATGGTGTTGTAGAAGCAGTTGTTTCATTTATTCAGGATATTACAGATAGAATTGATGCTAAACAGAAGGCTCAGCATGCATTACGTTTTGTAGAGAGTGTAGCCAATGCTACTCCTGATTTCCTGTTTGTGGTAGATGTAGAACAACAGGCTGTGATCTATGCAAACTATGCCTTACAAACGTTTCTGGGGGCTTCCAACGAAGAATTGCGTGGGCAGGAAAAGTCTTTATTGGAACAAGCCGTACTACCATTGGATCAGCCTTTGGTAAAACAATATCTGAAGGAATTTCCCACAGAAGGAACCCATAGTATAGAGTTCCACCTCCGAAATATACAAAATGAATACCGTCTGATTTGTACACATGGCGTTCCTTTTCAGTTTGATTCAGATGGTAAGGTAACTCAAATTCTGATTAGTGCACAGGATATTACAGATCAACGTGAATCTGATTTGAGGTTGTGGCAAGCCTATCGGGAATTGAAAGCCTCTGAAGAAGAACTGCGCTCTAACGGAGAAGAGCTGCAGGCAATGAATGAAGCTATGGAGGAGACTATCGCAGAATTGCGTTCTACCCAGGCACAATTGATTCAGTCTGAAAAAATGGCATCTTTGGGACAGCTGACTGCCGGAATTGCGCATGAAATCAACAATCCAATCAACTTTGTGTATGCAGGAGTTGACAATCTAAAGCAATCACTGTCTGAGATCTATCAAATCCTTGCCCACTATGAGCGTATTGAAGAGGTTCATAACACAGAGCAAATTACATGGGAACTGGCTGCTATGAAAGATATCAAGCAGTCGCTGTTTTATCGGGAGAACAAAGAAAATATTTGGTTAACACTTCAGTCAATAGAACAGGGAGCTTCACGTACAGCTGAAATTGTCAAAGGACTTCGTATGTTTTCCAGGTTGGATGAGGCAGAAAGTAAATTTGCTAATATTAATGAGTGTCTGGATAGTACATTGATCTTGCTGACCGGACAAACCAAGAACCGGATACAAGTAATACGGGAGTATGATAAAACGTTACCTGAAATTGAATGTTATCCCGGACAGCTGAATCAGGTATTTATGAATCTACTCACTAATGCGATTCAGGCTATTGATGGCGTAGGCCTGATATGGGTTGAAACAAAAAATGAAGATGACACGATTGTCATTTCTGTGAGAGATTCTGGTTTAGGTATGTCTGATGAAACCCGTAACAAGATATTTGATCCATTCTTCACCACTAAGCCAGTTGGACAAGGTACAGGATTAGGATTATCTATCACATATAGCATTATACAAAAACACCAGGGTATTGTTGAGGTAGAAAGTGAATTAGGTCATGGTACTACTTTCGTGGTACGCTTGCCCAAGGTAATGAAACTTCAGGAGGTCCATTAA